A portion of the Drosophila sechellia strain sech25 chromosome 2R, ASM438219v1, whole genome shotgun sequence genome contains these proteins:
- the LOC6609537 gene encoding uncharacterized protein LOC6609537 isoform X1, whose amino-acid sequence MDDPSIKKRLLDLYTDEHEYDEVQEIPEESSIQPPETSASHTSTNGSSHSGTGTATGPGATSAGPSAVAPQSPAIVVDSVPELPAPKQKSVKNSKSKQKQKQLANKSKIPRSPSLASSLSSLASSLSGHRDRDKDRDKDRENQNAVPPQTPPLPSSYKQTQMNGDSTAAAGGGVSAPATPTAANNNNASHNNGSIMGGGVQLNQSDNANPVLQAPGERSSLNLTPLSRDLGGGHTQESTTPATTPTTPSLALPKNFQYLTLTVRKDSNGYGMKVSGDNPVFVESVKPGGAAEIAGLVAGDMILRVNGHEVRLEKHPTVVGLIKASTTVELAVKRSQKLTRPSSVSVVTPSTPILSGRDRTASITGPQPVDSIKRREMETYKIQTLQKMLEQEKLNLERLKSDQNNPSYKLSEANIRKLREQLHQVGAEDAPTVKLQAAAGNKNTALLTPNQIQHLSASATHSNQQFHHLHHHHNLHNNNYPPQQQPASTSPAFLSLLPRSLSSLSLGTRKNKTEKDLTTSSPFGLTTDFLQQQRMSHQAESMSQSMHQHTSTPTSQQFFHPHQQQHRFKETGPSSKGKNKFLISRSLIEEDVPPPLPQRNPPRQLNLDLKNGNASPGGSHLVAPVSDLDRATSPQLNRSQQQQLPSSTDNSPSNAKSKRSKIKTKALSDPKMSTQMFLQMESASAAGAAGGSIEVDGGPPPLPPRLPGMMTEDMSRGSCQNLAQPNSVGTAFNYPLVSTTTAVQNDNLNIAFPLSQRPNIVQQLQQYQQQQQQQMSGGQATGALGQTPNLGKNKHRRVGSSPDNMHPRHPDRLTKTTSGSWEIVEKDGESSPPGTPPPPYLSSSHMTVLEDPNENSRGASAAGPGVFIESHQFTPMAGASSPIPISLHSGHMHAAQSNDTQQEIISMEDENSDLDEPFIDENGPFNNLTRLLEPENVTFLAIFLNYVISNSDPAPLLFYLITELYKEGTSKDMRKWAYEIHSTFLVPRAPLSWYRQDESLAREVDNVLQLEYDKVEILRTVFLRSRKRAKDLISEQLREFQQKRTAGLGTIYGPTDDKLDEAKTDKQKEQIIDKYLMPKLHALIEDENGLPPEDVRKVALCSALSTVIYRIFNTRPPPSSIVERVHHFVSRDKSFKSRIMGKNRKINVRGHPLVLRQYYEVTHCNHCQTIIWGVSPQGYHCTDCKLNIHRQCSKVVDESCPGPLPQAKRLAHNDKISKFMGKIRPRTSDVIGNEKRSRQDEELDVELTPDRGQTSIVRQPSDRRPDANISIRSNGNTSCNTSALNTTDLQSSFHGSCANDSINPGGGAGCNMDLSTSVASTTPSTSGSVAAGLSAFAELNALDTVDKEARRERYSQHPKHKSAPVSVNRSESYKERLSNKRNRNSRRKTSDPSLSSRPNDEQMDLGLSNANYVASSNSSLSSAGGSESPSTSMEHFAATGAAGGVQVPPMGLNQNQHPHLLIQQHAQQYCQQDSFQAGLAGAAGSSAVSNSSFWNAGHPLPVARWTLESEDEDDVNEADWSSMVAAEVLAALTDAEKKRQEIINEIYQTERNHVRTLKLLDRLFFLPLYESGLLSQDHLLLLFPPALLSLREIHGAFEQSLKQRRIEHSHVVNTIGDLLADMFDGQSGVVLCEFAAQFCARQQIALEALKEKRNKDEVLQKLLKKSESHKACRRLELKDLLPTVLQRLTKYPLLFENLYKVTVRLLPENTTEAEAIQRAVESSKRILVEVNQAVKTAEDAHKLQNIQRKLDRSSYDKEEFKKLDLTQHHLIHDGNLTIKKNPSVQLHGLLFENMIVLLTKQDDKYYLKNLHTPLSITNKPVSPIMSIDADTLIRQEAADKNSFFLIKMKTSQMLELRAPSSSECKTWFKHFSDVAARQSKNRSKNASSTHDTSISDPALAAIPHSNTKESLELSTDTVQPLAATATLTTTPLAPMLPIATVTPAPATNNSNVSSLTGVQLRNPQRDATASESDADYVNTPKPRSSQNEVNRTMSIRSTGEPIQKYSANGTEANDVTLRHSQSTRESVRPGSTGEERNSTYGMVGGNSKRDSASIVCSNNSNNTRTLLMQSPLVDPTAIQVSISPAHTAEPVLTPGEKLRRLDASIRNDLLEKQKIICDIFRLPVEHYDQIVDIAMMPEAPKDSADIALAAYDQIQTLTKMLNEYMHVTPEKEVSAVSTVVCGHCHEKEKLRKKVAPSSSFSSSPPPLPPPNRQHAQAQAQIPPSRLMPKLQTLDLDEVAIHEDDDGYCEIDELRLPAIPSKPHERPTTPLAPFKTEPKTSQSVVIDASKRQSTDAVPDGLLEQEPLEGDTTETKVEDNEVKTVPSDKLSESCNEEMQCVEADITKEVADPTTSKNEAATIASVDELPSQSREIKSAENTSKSVADKKEDNEETIEEGAVTTVDSSTQTSPTEALKETDKLSGGSNSTCGPNRIQHASVLEPSVPCHALSSIVTVLNEQISMLLPKINERDMERERLRKENQHLRELLSALHDRQRVDEVKETPFDLKKLMHAEDVEFDDDIDAISNSSLTPTPTPIPKASPSASGQVQTAEAMRITSTEDEE is encoded by the exons ATGGATGACCCATCAATCAAAAAACG GTTACTAGATTTATATACTGACGAACATGAATACGATGAGGTTCAGGAGATACCAGAAGAGTCAAGCATTCAGCCCCCGGAGACATCAGCGAGCCATACCAGCACGAACGGATCCAGCCACTCAGGAACTGGAACTGCAACTGGACCAGGAGCAACATCTGCAGGCCCGTCAGCGGTTGCGCCACAGTCACCAGCAATTGTTGTGGACTCGGTTCCCGAGCTGCCAGCGCCCAAGCAGAAATCTGTAAAGAACTCGAAGAGCAAGCAGAAGCAAAAGCAGTTGGCGAACAAATCGAAGATTCCACGGTCTCCTTCGTTGGCGAGCAGCCTAAGTAGTCTGGCCAGCAGCCTTAGTGGTCACAGGGATCGGGACAAAGATCGGGACAAGGATCGGGAGAACCAGAACGCCGTGCCGCCGCAGACGCCGCCGTTGCCATCGAGCTACAAGCAGACCCAAATGAATGGTGACTCCACGGCTGcagctggtggtggtgtttctgccccagccacgcccaccgccgccaacaataacaatgcgAGCCACAACAACGGCAGCATAATGGGCGGGGGCGTGCAATTGAATCAATCGGACAACGCCAACCCCGTTCTCCAGGCGCCGGGGGAGCGCAGTAGCCTCAATCTGACCCCCCTCTCCCGGGATCTGGGTGGTGGCCACACCCAGGAGTCCACGACGCCAGCGACCACGCCGACTACGCCAAGCCTAGCATTACCAAAAAATTTTCAGTATTTAACCCTGACTGTGCGAAAAGATAGCAACGGATACGGGATGAAG GTTTCCGGAGATAATCCTGTCTTTGTGGAGAGCGTTAAACCCGGAGGCGCAGCAGAGATTGCAGGCCTGGTTGCTGGCGATATGATACTAAGG GTGAACGGCCATGAAGTCCGACTAGAGAAGCATCCAACTGTAGTGGGTCTAATAAAAG CCTCGACAACTGTTGAGCTGGCGGTGAAGCGAAGTCAGAAGCTAACGCGACCTTCGTCAGTATCAGTGGTAACGCCCTCGACACCCATTCTCTCTGGACGAGATCGTACCGCTTCTATAACTGGGCCACAGCCGGTGGAC AGTATTAAGCGTAGGGAGATGGAGACTTACAAGATCCAGACCTTGCAGAAAATGCTGGAGCAGGAGAAACTAAATCTGGAGCGATTGAAAAGCGATCAAAATAATCCGAGCTACAAGCTATCTGAGGCGAATATCCGTAAGCTGCGCGAGCAACTGCATCAAGTGGGAGCCGAG GATGCACCGACTGTTAAACTTCAGGCGGCCGCTGGCAATAAGAACACAGCATTACTAACGCCCAACCAAATCCAACACTTGTCCGCGTCCGCCACTCACAGCAATCAGCAATTCCATCATcttcaccaccaccacaaTCTCCACAACAACAATTATCCGCCACAGCAACAGCCAGCTAGCACCTCACCCGCATTCCTGTCCCTCCTGCCGCGTTCCCTTTCGTCCTTGTCGCTGGGCACGCGCAAAAATAAGACCGAAAAGGACCTAACGACTTCATCTCCCTTTGGCCTAACGACGGATTTCCTGCAGCAGCAACGCATGAGCCACCAAGCGGAGTCAATGTCTCAATCGATGCATCAGCACACCAGCACTCCGACCTCGCAGCAGTTCTTCCATCCgcatcagcaacaacatcgCTTTAAGGAAACTGGACCGTCGTCGAAAGGCAAAAACAAGTTCCTGATTTCGAGGAGTTTGATCGAGGAGGATGTGCCGCCACCACTGCCGCAGAGGAATCCGCCCAGGCAGTTGAATTTGGACCTGAAGAACGGAAACGCGTCGCCGGGCGGGTCACATCTGGTGGCTCCCGTTTCCGATCTGGATCGCGCCACAAGTCCCCAGTTAAATAGAtcccaacaacagcaactgccTAGCAGCACTGACAACAGTCCGAGCAATGCCAAGTCCAAGCGGTCCAAGATCAAAACGAAGGCCTTATCGGATCCTAAGATGTCCACCCAGATGTTCCTGCAAATGGAATCGGCGAGTGCAGCTGGAGCAGCCGGAGGATCCATTGAGGTAGATGGGGGTCCACCACCGCTACCGCCTCGCTTGCCTGGCATGATGACAGAGGATATGAGCCGCGGCAGCTGTCAGAATCTCGCTCAACCCAATTCCGTGGGCACGGCATTCAACTATCCTCTGGTGTCCACAACAACAGCGGTGCAGAACGATAACCTGAACATTGCCTTTCCTTTGTCCCAACGACCCAACATTgtccagcagctgcagcaatatcaacagcagcagcagcagcaaatgagCGGTGGCCAGGCCACAGGC GCTCTGGGACAGACTCCGAATTTGGGAAAAAACAAACATCGACGCGTTGGTTCTTCACCTGACAATATGCATCCACGTCACCCGG ATCGGTTAACGAAAACTACTTCGGGCTCGTGGGAGATTGTTGAAAAGGATGGCGAATCCTCCCCGCCCggaacaccaccaccaccatatCTATCCAGCTCCCACATGACCGTGCTGGAAGATCCGAATGAGAATAGTCGTGGAGCATCAGCAGCCGGACCTGGAGTCTTTATCGAGTCGCATCAGTTTACGCCGATGGCGGGAGCCTCTTCTCCGATCCCGATATCCTTACATTCCGGCCACATGCATGCGGCCCAGTCGAACGATACGCAGCAGGAGATCATTTCGATGGAGGACGAAAACTCGGACTTGGATGAGCCCTTCATTGACGAGAACGGACCCTTCAACAATCTAACTCGTTTGTTGGAGCCCGAGAACGTCACTTTCCTAGCCATCTTCCTAAACTACGTGATCTCAAACTCGGATCCCGCGCCACTTCTGTTTTACCTGATTACTGAGTTGTACAAGGAGGGCACCTCCAAGGACATGCGGAAATGGGCCTACGAAATCCACTCCACATTCCTCGTGCCACGGGCTCCATTGTCATGGTATCGCCAAGATGAATCGCTGGCCCGCGAGGTGGATAATGTCCTGCAGTTGGAGTATGACAAAGTGGAGATCCTACGGACAGTTTTTCTACGTAGTCGAAAGCGGGCCAAGGACCTGATCAGTGAGCAGCTACGTGAGTTTCAGCAGAAGCGCACCGCAGGCCTGGGAACCATTTACGGACCCACGGACGACAAGCTGGACGAGGCGAAGACGGATAAGCAAAAGGAGCAGATCATCgacaaatatttaatgccCAAACTTCATGCGCTGAT TGAGGATGAGAACGGTTTACCGCCGGAGGATGTACGGAAGGTGGCGTTGTGTTCTGCTCTTTCCACCGTCATCTACCGTATTTTCAACACTCGTCCGCCTCCAAGCAGCATCGTTGAGCGGGTCCACCACTTTGTGAGCAGAGACAAGAGTTTCAAGTCGCGTATAATGGGCAAAAATCGCAAG ATAAATGTTCGTGGTCATCCATTGGTATTGCGTCAATACTATGAAGTGACGCACTGCAATCATTGTCAGACGATTATCTGGGGCGTGAGCCCGCAAGGTTATCATTGTACAG ACTGTAAATTGAACATACACCGTCAGTGCTCCAAAGTAGTGGACGAGAGTTGTCCCGGTCCCTTGCCCCAGGCAAAACGTCTCGCCCACAACGACAAGATCAGTAAATTCATGGGTAAAATTCGACCGCGCACCAGCGACGTCATTGGAA ATGAAAAGCGAAGTCGGCAAGATGAGGAATTGGATGTTGAGTTGACTCCAG ACCGTGGTCAGACGTCGATTGTGCGTCAACCCTCTGATCGGCGACCCGATGCGAACATATCGATAAGGTCGAATGGGAATACCTCCTGCAACACTTCGGCGCTGAACACCACCGACCTGCAAAGTTCTTTTCACGGCAGCTGTGCCAACGACAGTATTAACCCCGGCGGTGGAGCCGGATGCAACATGGATTTGTCCACGAGTGTGGCGTCAACGACTCCGTCAACCAGCGGATCCGTGGCAGCAGGGTTGAGTGCGTTTGCCGAGCTAAACGCCCTGGATACAGTGGATAAAGAAGCGCGGAGGGAGCG TTACAGTCAGCATCCGAAGCACAAAAGTGCGCCAGTCTCCGTGAATCGGTCGGAATCCTACAAGGAGCGCTTGTCCAACAAGAGGAACCGCAACAGTCGCCGCAAGACCTCTGATCCAAGCTTGTCGTCGCGTCCGAA TGATGAGCAAATGGACTTGGGTCTTTCGAATGCTAACTATGTGGCCAGTTCGAATTCTAGTCTCTCTTCAGCTGGCGGTAGCGAGAGTCCCAGCACGTCAATGGAGCACTTTGCTGCAACCGGAGCAGCGGGTGGCGTTCAGGTGCCGCCAATGGGATTGAACCAGAACCAGCATCCCCATCTGCTTATCCAGCAGCACGCCCAGCAGTACTGCCAGCAGGATTCCTTTCAGGCAGGTTTGGCAGGGGCCGCTGGGAGCAGTGCAGTTAGCAACTCTAGTTTCTGGAATGCGGGCCACCCATTGCCTGTAGCTCGTTGGACGCTGGAGAGCGAGGATGAAGACGATGTGAACGAGGCGGACTGGAGTTCCATGGTGGCCGCAGAGGTGTTGGCAGCTTTAACGGACGCTGAGAAGAAGCGTCAGGAGATTATAAATG AAATCTATCAAACTGAACGCAACCATGTGCGCACCCTAAAGCTGCTGGATCGATTATTCTTCCTGCCACTCTATGAGAGTGGATTGCTGTCCCAGGAtcatttgctgttgttgttcccGCCCGCCTTGCTGTCGCTCCGTGAGATTCATGGCGCGTTCGAGCAGAGTCTTAAGCAACGACGCATCGAGCATAGCCACGTGGTGAACACCATAGGGGATCTGCTCGCTGACATGTTCGATGGTCAGTCTGGAGTTGTTCTCTGCGAGTTTGCGGCTCAGTTCTGTGCCCGCCAGCAAATCGCCTTGGAGGCACTCAAGGAGAAGCGCAACAAGGACGAGGTGCTGCAAAAGCTATTGAAAAAGTCGGAGTCACACAAGGCATGTCGCCGCCTCGAGCTGAAGGACTTGCTGCCCACCGTGCTGCAGCGCCTCACCAAGTATCCGCTTCTGTTTGAGAACCTCTACAAGGTGACCGTGCGCTTGCTGCCAGAAAACACCACCGAGGCGGAAGCCATTCAACGAGCAGTGGAATCCTCTAAAAGGATTCTTGTCGAGGTCAACCAGGCAGTAAAGACAGCGGAGGATGCTCACAA gcTGCAAAACATTCAGCGTAAGTTAGACAGATCCTCCTATGACAAGGAAGAGTTTAAGAAATTGGACCTGACCCAACATCACCTTATCCATGACGGCAATCTGACGATCAAGAAGAATCCTAGCGTTCAGCTACATGGACTTCTGTTTGAAAACATGATTGTTTTGCTGACCAAGCAG GATGATAAATATTATCTTAAGAACTTGCACACACCGCTATCGATCACCAATAAGCCAGTCAGTCCCATTATGAGCATCGATGCGGACACTTTGATCCGGCAGGAGGCGGCTGACAAAAATTCCTTTTTCCTCATCAAGATGAAGACATCACAAATGTTGGAGCTACGCGCGCCTAGTAGCTCCGAGTGCAAGAC ATGGTTTAAACACTTCTCGGATGTGGCTGCTCGTCAGTCTAAGAATCGTTCAAAGAACGCATCAAGCACCCATGACACGAGTATTAGTGATCCAGCTCTCGCCGCTATTCCGCATTCCAACACCAAAGAGTCGTTGGAGTTGAGCACCGATACAGTACAGCCATTGGCTGCGACAGCCACATTGACTACCACACCTTTGGCCCCAATGTTGCCTATAGCCACGGTTACACCGGCTCCAGCGACTAATAATAGTAACGTTAGCTCTCTGACTGGAGTTCAGTTGCGAAACCCTCAACGGGATGCGACAGCAAGTGAATCTGATGCGGATTATGTAAACACACCAAAGCCGCGTTCGAGCCAGAATGAAGTTAATCGCACTATGTCCATAAGGAGCACTGGGGAACCCATTCAGAAGTATTCGGCAAATGGGACGGAAGCAAACGACGTTACTTTACGACACTCTCAGTCGACTAGGGAATCGGTTAGACCAGGATCTACTGGGGAGGAGCGAAACTCCACCTATGGCATGGTTGGAGGTAACTCCAAACGCGACAGCGCCAGCATTGTCTGCTCGAACAACTCGAACAACACGCGCACCCTGCTGATGCAGAGCCCCTTGGTGGACCCCACGGCCATTCAGGTCAGCATTAGTCCAGCTCACACAGCGGAACCTGTGTTGACACCGGGAGAGAAGCTACGCCGTTTGGACGCCTCCATTAGGAATGATTTGCTGGAGAAGCAGAAAATCATTTGTGATATCTTCCGTTTGCCAGTGGAACACTACGACCAGATTGTGGACATTGCCATGATGCCAGAGGCGCCGAAAGACAGTGCAGATATTGCTTTAGCTGCTTACGATCAGATTCAAACCCTGACCAAGATGCTGAACGAGTACATGCACGTGACGCCTGAGAAAGAGGTATCAGCGGTGTCCACGGTGGTTTGTGGTCACTGTCACGAGAAGGAAAAGCTTCGTAAGAAGGTGGCACCATCCTCATCGTTTTCCTCATCACCACCACCGCTGCCGCCTCCCAATAGGCAGCATGCCCAGGCTCAGGCCCAGATACCGCCATCGCGGCTGATGCCCAAACTACAAACTCTTGATCTAGACGAAGTTGCCATACACGAAGACGATGACGGATACTGTGAGATCGACGAACTGCGCTTGCCGGCGATTCCGTCCAAACCACATGAGCGACCAACAACGCCACTGGCTCCGTTCAAAACTGAGCCGAAAACTTCACAATCTGTTGTTATAGATGCCTCGAAACGTCAATCCACTGATGCCGTTCCGGATGGATTACTGGAACAGGAACCACTCGAAGGCGATACGACGGAGACCAAGGTTGAAGATAATGAAGTGAAAACTGTGCCGTCAGATAAGCTAAGTGAATCATGCAATGAGGAGATGCAATGTGTGGAGGCGGATATCACAAAGGAAGTGGCAGATCCAACGACCTCTAAGAATGAAGCAGCGACAATAGCATCGGTGGATGAATTACCAAGTCAGAGCCGGGAGATAAAATCGGCTGAAAACACAAGCAAATCCGTAGCTGACAAAAAGGAAGACAACGAGGAAACC ATCGAAGAAGGCGCGGTAACCACGGTCGATAGCTCCACTCAAACATCACCAACTGAAGCTCTAAAAGAGACGGATAAGTTAAGTGGAGGATCGAACAGCACCTGTGGGCCGAATCGCATTCAGCACGCCAGTGTGCTGGAGCCGAGTGTGCCCTGCCATGCACTCAGCAGCATTGTAACAGTACTGAATGAGCAGATTTCCATGCTTTTG ccaaaaattaacgaaCGCGATATGGAAAGGGAGCGATTGCGTAAAGAGAATCAACACCTTCGCGAGCTTTTGAGTGCGCTGCATGATCGACAGCGAGTTGATGAAGTAAAG GAAACTCCGTTTGATCTAAAGAAGCTGATGCATGCTGAGGATGTAGAGTTTGACGATGATATTGACGCCATTTCCAACAGTTCGCTGACGCCAACGCCTACGCCGATTCCCAAGGCATCACCAAGCGCCAGCGGCCAGGTACAGACAGCGGAAGCCATGAGGATTACTAGCACTGAGGATGAGGAATAG